A window of Miscanthus floridulus cultivar M001 chromosome 12, ASM1932011v1, whole genome shotgun sequence genomic DNA:
TCCCACCATTCGCCTCTACCCGCACTGGCCCCCCACATCCCTGGCCATGGTCGACGGCGAGGAAGCATCACCAAGCGCCATCGAAAGCTAGAGAGAGAACAGGCAAGGAGAGAAGAGAAACACGGTGTGGATGACATGTGGCTCCTACAGATTAATAATATTCACATCAGCACGTGCCGACATGGGTAATATGTACATGCGATGTATCATTGGATAAGTTTAtgtcctgtttggttgagctataTGGTTTCTGAAAAAGCTGCTATGAGTTATGGACTGTGGAAAAAGCTATTGTGAACTAAGAGTTGTGAGAAAAACTAAAAGTCGTTTGGTTAGAACAGCTATGAAACTTTAAGATGTGTATGAAATACATGTAATACCCCTGATGGATAAAGTTCCTAGGATACAGAAATGGCAATAAAATTCTCAGGATCGGATCCAAAGATTCTAGAGCTCCAACATGAAAGTGTAAGATTCTCttaaaaaaacccaaaaatggTGAGATGGATCGGTACTGCACTGAAGCGGGGGAATGTCTCAATCCGCAGTTCGTATTAGACCGCCGATATCCTTTCCACCCGACGTGCCGGCAACGACGAAGTTGCAGGATTCCATCCATCACCTTCCACCGTGCTGATGCCGACCCTCCCcagactctttttttttttttttttgggtaatGATTAATGGCCTTCCCCACATAGCCAGCCACACACTAGTTGtagttttttttacaacaaacaaCTTTATATTTAGCAGCAACGCGCTGCAGTGATTGTTACATCGTCCAAGCCTACATCTTGTAGAGCTTGTGGCAAATTGCATTGAAAGACATGGTGCTCAAAGGAGCAGGAGAACTCTAAGTTGTGGTTGTGGATGGTAGAGTCTTTTGCAGCCTGTCGTGCTAGAGCATCAGCTATGGTGTTGAGCCGCCTGTGTATCTTGTAAACCCTGGATGACCTGCTTCTTGAATGGTTGGAGAAGGTTTGAGTGAAATACTTGATTCTCCAGTCCGGAGGGTTGGAGAGATCATCGCTGTTGAGGAAGTAAACCAGTTCACAGTCGGACAAGTAGTTGACGCCTGTGAGGTTGAGCCTGTCGATGATAGCTGAAGCAAGAGCCAGGCTAGCAGCCTCAGCCATGAGCACCGAAGTGCATGCATCAAGTTTGGCCTTGCTGTAAATCGCCTGTGCTGGTTGCTCCAGGAGATTAAGGATGAAAACAGCAAGTCTTGCCAACCTGGATTGCAAATTTGGATGGTCCGGCGCGGTGGAAGCGTCCACATAGCACCGGGAGCCTTGGAGAAGAGCCGGTGCTGTGATTTCGTACGCACCTGTTGCAATGAGAGCGTCATACCTAGTAGAGTAGTTGATCACGACCGAAAAAAACACGGGCGTCCAGGGGAGGCGGCGTTTGGAACCTTCGCTAGCCCTATCACCGCATCGGTTTTGGTCTAAGCAACACTATCGAGGTGGTACGACGATCTCCGTCGTCCGTCGTCCATGGCGTTCGCGCCAAGCCATCCGCGGCGTTGAGCTGAGCTGGGAGAAGAAGCAAAAGCTGGAAGCAGCGCAAGAGCGGACGGACGTGCGCAGGGCTTGATTGGAACGCCGTCTTTCCAATCTTGACGAATCGTGGGCCACATGAAAGCGACGATCGGCTTCATTGGATGTGTGCCTGCCGAGCCAACTCCGAACAAATAAAAAGCGCCCACACGCAAACGTGGAAGCTTAACTAGCTTGCTTGCCGGGCACGTACTTATTCCAAGATGAAGAGGCAGTGGAGCCACCCGTCGGTCGTGCTCCCGCTGCTGATCGCCGTCTTCCTGCTCCTCACGTTCCGGTGCTCCCTGCGCCATCACGCGCAGCAGGCTTCCACCAGCCACCgcgccgccgacgacgacgacgacgcgggaAGAAGCTACGTCGTCGTCGACGCCAAGCTCGCGGAGCTGGCGGCCGTGGACCCGGCCGCGTCGGCGGTGCTGCGGGCCGGCGAGACGCTGCTGGAGCGGAACCTGACGTGGGCGAGGGCTCCCCCGGAGCGCCGGGACGCCGCGGTGCGCGGCCTCCGCGACTGGCTCGGTAGGCAGCGGTTCGATCCCCACGTGATGGCCGAGCTCCTGGACCTCATCAAGCGTCCCATCGACCGGTACGCCGCCGGCGGCGGGGAGAGGCACGAGCACGACGACGACGTGGACGTGCGGCCGTACGCGTCGTGCGCCGTGGTCGGCAACAGCGGCATCCTGCTGGCGCGGGAGCACGGCGCGCTCATCGACAGCCACGACCTGGTGATCCGGCTCAACAACGCGCCCGCGGGCGGCGGCGAGGGCAGGCTCGCGCTCGCGCGCCACGTCGGCGCCAGGACCGGCCTTGCGTTCCTCAACGGCAACGTGCTGAGACTGAGCGGGTGCGCGGGCACGCCGCGCCTGGCCAGCGCCGGCTGCCGGTACTGCCGCCGTGCCTACGGCGACGGCGTGCCCATCCTCACCTACATGTGCAACGCCGCGCGCTTCGTGGAGCACGCGGTGTGCAGCGCCGACGCCGCCAAAGCGCCGGTGATCGTGACGGACCCGCGGCTGGACGCGCTGTGCGCGCGCCTCGTCAAGTACTACTCGCTGCGCCGGTTCGTCCGCGAGACGGGGCGGCCAGCGGAGGAGTGGGGCACGCGGCACGAGGTGGGCATGTTCCACTACTCCTCGGGGATGCAGGCCGTGGTGACCGCGGCGGGCGTGTGCGGGCGGGTGTCCGTGTTCGGGTTCGGCAAGGAACCCGGCGCGCGgcaccactaccacacgctgcAGCGGGGGGAGCTGGACCTGCACGACTACGAGGCCGAGTACGAGTTCTACCGGGACCTCGAGGAGCAGCCGGAGGCCATACCCTTCCTGCGGGACTCCGGCTTCGGGCTGCCGCCGGTCGTCGTCTACCGCTGACCATTAGTTCAACGGCCGTGTCAGTCAGTGCCGACGTACATACTCCATTGGTTTTTGACAAGTTTTGCTACTCAATCAATCAAAACGTGTTGTACAAAAACGTAAGATGGAACCCAAATCTGCGTTTCATCACTGCAGATGGAAATTTGGATGCTCCTGCATGGGAGCGTCTGGGTCAAGTCGCTTACAATCTTGCTCAGGTCGTTACCGGAAGCGGTCGTGAACTGAATACTATAGCCTATGGTTGACAAGCAAGCCTCCAGAATCTGGCAGGTGTCACCGTGTCATGCTCGATTGCCTTGACTGGGGGTCTGCAATTGCTCAGTCAAGTTCCTTAGTCCGCTCTCGGCTGAGCACAGAAAGTGCCAAAGTGGATCGGCAAGGCCGTCTGAGCTCTGGACTCTGTCCCCCAATGCCCCGCCCCGAGTGCGGCCCATGAGAAATTGAATGAGCTTCTGCTACGGGCGAAAATATGAGGTTTAGGGCCGAGATGTAGTTTTAGAAAACTGTGGTGGTTTTATATACATGATAAGCCAAAATATACAAAACCGtgatttaaaaaaaaagagatcACAGGTGGACTTTCTAAAACTCCAAAATACCACAATTTTGACGAAACCTTAAAAATTACAAGGTTTGTAATATCCAAACATGCAACAACTTTTGAAAACCAtagtattttacaaaattgtaGTATTTATCCAATACTTAAAAATAGTATTTTCCTTCCAAACGTGACCTTATTTTTCTTCTGCGGAGTAAAAAGAAATATGAGGTATTTTTTCCTTAGAGCATCTCCGCGAACGGCACCTAGACCGGATGATCAAGGCGCTCTAGCAGCACCCTGGCGCTCCGGGTCCGATCCCCCACGGGAGCGCAATCGTTGTGCGGAGGTTAAAAAAGGGAGAATTAtatatttggcactgaaacaaatcagtcttcCGTATTTAGCACTAAAAAATTTTAACCTTTTTTTATCTAACATCAAATTGAAATTTTCTTCCGTAAATAGCATTACCGTCTATTTTCACTAGCAACGGTGTTAAGTGGCTTGCAAAATGATATGAATGCCCTTATTTCTGATGTATTATGGATTCATTTTTTCTGAGGAATGGCTCAGGTCCACATGTATATAGGCCTTTTAATCTTGACCGCAGATCAGGAGATAAATGGCTCAGGTCCACAGGTATGCATACTAGTATTTCTGATGTGTTCTGGATTTATTTTTCTGATGAGGAAAAATGGCCAGATGACATCACGTGTTCACCGTATTGCTCGGCGGCGCGTTCGATTCGGCACAGCACAGCAGCGCGCCTACGTGCGTGCGCGCAGGGAGGGCGCACAGGCCTTCGCGCTCGCTCGGCCATGCTCTTGCGTGTGCTCCAGGTGCTCGCCGCGCTCCTGCAAACCGGCCCCGCACTGCGAGCGAGGCCACCCATGGCCAGTCCCATGCCGGGGAGGCAGAGTGTGCGCGAGCCTCCCGGTGACCTTCTGCGTGCGGGCGACCTATGCCGGCAGGGCGAGCCTGGAGCGTGCGAGGCCCGCGACGACAACGGCGCCCGCGGAGAGGCCGGTGAGCAGGGTTCGCGGCGCGCATGACGCGACGGCGGTGAAGGAGACGGGGGCGAGCGGGTTGGCCTGCTCCATGGCAGCGCGCCACCGGACAGCTCGCTGCGCTCGTTGCCGGAGAGGCGGGCTCTGTCGATCtagaattagtttttttttgtttggggAGGAAGAAGGTCGCGGGAGCGCTCGGCCGTACAGGGAAGAAGGTCGCGGGATCCTGAATGCGTGAGTAGAAGGGTATATTGCACATACGGAGACAAAACTGACAAGCTCAAACGATTCAACTAACATATGCACGGTAAAAATTGACGGTAGTGCTATTTAGAGAAGAAAATTTTAACTTGGTGCCAAACAAAGAAGTTTAAATTTTTAAGTGCCAAATACGAAAGACTGAtttgtttcggtgccaaatagataattctccCTAAAAAAAATCATCCACAGGTCCAAGGACCGGCCCACTCACCGCTCTATATGTCCGTGGCATGGGGCCGGAGATTTTCTCGGCCTACGTGAGAGGTCTCCTACCTTAACCATAATGCTTGGTGGCGTCTTCCCCCGCAGACCGAGTGTTTTTTCTTAGAGCATTTCCAGTAGTACCTCAAAAACAATtggtaaatcaatgagttttccAAGTGGCTAAGAAAGTTGAGAGTATATTTGTTGGGCTTCCAATAGTTTCTAAAAtaccactcctaaaatatagaaaatTTTGCATCCGGATTCCTAGACTATTCCCAAATCACGATAATTTGCTTTTATACTTTCTATTTCTCATGTACATTTCCATTCAGAATCATGTCTTGCCCTTTATTCTTCTCTACGTCCTTTCACCTCCAGATTGGCCGATCGGTACACGCGCAGATATTTCTACGTGACTAGATCATTTTCCCAAGTGCGGAATGATTGTTAGTTAAGATAGAGAGTTGTCGGAGAGCAGTTTTTTCAATCTTATGTAAAATCAAGATTGGGAGTAGGTTTTGGGCCAAAGTGTTGTCTTCTTACCGGCTGCCACTTTGGACCATGACACCATTTGGGAAAAACGTTTATATTGATTAGTCCATTGTTATTTTTTTCTCCCCTATCTTTTTTTTCACCAAATTTCATTACTTAACACAACAAAATTACAGAGGTTTAAGCA
This region includes:
- the LOC136495230 gene encoding sialyltransferase-like protein 3, with amino-acid sequence MKRQWSHPSVVLPLLIAVFLLLTFRCSLRHHAQQASTSHRAADDDDDAGRSYVVVDAKLAELAAVDPAASAVLRAGETLLERNLTWARAPPERRDAAVRGLRDWLGRQRFDPHVMAELLDLIKRPIDRYAAGGGERHEHDDDVDVRPYASCAVVGNSGILLAREHGALIDSHDLVIRLNNAPAGGGEGRLALARHVGARTGLAFLNGNVLRLSGCAGTPRLASAGCRYCRRAYGDGVPILTYMCNAARFVEHAVCSADAAKAPVIVTDPRLDALCARLVKYYSLRRFVRETGRPAEEWGTRHEVGMFHYSSGMQAVVTAAGVCGRVSVFGFGKEPGARHHYHTLQRGELDLHDYEAEYEFYRDLEEQPEAIPFLRDSGFGLPPVVVYR